One segment of Rosa chinensis cultivar Old Blush chromosome 6, RchiOBHm-V2, whole genome shotgun sequence DNA contains the following:
- the LOC112170070 gene encoding basic leucine zipper 23 isoform X2, translating to MDDGELEFSNQELDFSIPNMTGELPSSCSMENIFGDFFKDTDTACTHNHICNPPSGPDSSHRHTCIHVHTKILSSGQSEDKAGTDDTAESGEKNSKKRPLGNREAVRKYREKKKARAASLEDEVTRLRALNQQLMKRLQGQTALEAEIARLKCLLVDIRGRIEGEIGSFPYQKPVNPGLQSHNMTGTYVMNPCNMQCNDQLYCLQRGDDGKRGDGTGMNGQGFSGCEFENLQCFTNQDGGSMGLSGCDLGNVMLESNVNLSGTKKRKAIPTV from the coding sequence ATGGACGACGGAGAGCTTGAATTTTCGAACCAGGAGCTTGATTTTTCGATTCCAAACATGACCGGTGAGCTTCCGAGTAGTTGCTCCATGGAGAATATTTTCGGTGACTTCTTCAAGGATACTGATACCGCTTGCACTCACAACCACATTTGCAACCCTCCCTCGGGCCCTGACTCGTCTCATAGGCACACTTGCATTCATGTCCACACTAAGATTTTGTCCTCTGGGCAAAGTGAGGACAAGGCTGGAACTGATGATACTGCCGAGTCTGGGGAGAAGAACTCCAAGAAAAGGCCTTTGGGTAATCGGGAAGCTGTTCGCAAGTACCGGGAGAAGAAGAAGGCTCGAGCTGCTTCGTTGGAGGATGAGGTTACCAGGTTGAGAGCTTTGAATCAGCAGCTGATGAAGAGGTTGCAGGGTCAGACTGCATTGGAGGCCGAGATTGCGAGGCTCAAGTGTTTGCTTGTGGACATTAGGGGAAGGATTGAAGGAGAAATTGGATCTTTTCCGTATCAGAAGCCGGTGAATCCGGGTCTGCAGAGTCACAACATGACCGGTACTTATGTGATGAATCCATGTAACATGCAGTGCAATGATCAGCTTTATTGCCTTCAACGAGGGGATGATGGAAAACGTGGAGATGGGACAGGAATGAATGGCCAAGGGTTTAGTGGTTGTGAATTTGAGAATCTTCAGTGTTTCACAAATCAGGATGGAGGATCAATGGGTCTTTCTGGATGTGATCTTGGAAATGTGATGTTA
- the LOC112170070 gene encoding basic leucine zipper 23 isoform X1 has product MDDGELEFSNQELDFSIPNMTGELPSSCSMENIFGDFFKDTDTACTHNHICNPPSGPDSSHRHTCIHVHTKILSSGQSEDKAGTDDTAESGEKNSKKRPLGNREAVRKYREKKKARAASLEDEVTRLRALNQQLMKRLQGQTALEAEIARLKCLLVDIRGRIEGEIGSFPYQKPVNPGLQSHNMTGTYVMNPCNMQCNDQLYCLQRGDDGKRGDGTGMNGQGFSGCEFENLQCFTNQDGGSMGLSGCDLGNVMLESNVNLSGTKKRKGGARAAAAN; this is encoded by the coding sequence ATGGACGACGGAGAGCTTGAATTTTCGAACCAGGAGCTTGATTTTTCGATTCCAAACATGACCGGTGAGCTTCCGAGTAGTTGCTCCATGGAGAATATTTTCGGTGACTTCTTCAAGGATACTGATACCGCTTGCACTCACAACCACATTTGCAACCCTCCCTCGGGCCCTGACTCGTCTCATAGGCACACTTGCATTCATGTCCACACTAAGATTTTGTCCTCTGGGCAAAGTGAGGACAAGGCTGGAACTGATGATACTGCCGAGTCTGGGGAGAAGAACTCCAAGAAAAGGCCTTTGGGTAATCGGGAAGCTGTTCGCAAGTACCGGGAGAAGAAGAAGGCTCGAGCTGCTTCGTTGGAGGATGAGGTTACCAGGTTGAGAGCTTTGAATCAGCAGCTGATGAAGAGGTTGCAGGGTCAGACTGCATTGGAGGCCGAGATTGCGAGGCTCAAGTGTTTGCTTGTGGACATTAGGGGAAGGATTGAAGGAGAAATTGGATCTTTTCCGTATCAGAAGCCGGTGAATCCGGGTCTGCAGAGTCACAACATGACCGGTACTTATGTGATGAATCCATGTAACATGCAGTGCAATGATCAGCTTTATTGCCTTCAACGAGGGGATGATGGAAAACGTGGAGATGGGACAGGAATGAATGGCCAAGGGTTTAGTGGTTGTGAATTTGAGAATCTTCAGTGTTTCACAAATCAGGATGGAGGATCAATGGGTCTTTCTGGATGTGATCTTGGAAATGTGATGTTA